Genomic window (Deltaproteobacteria bacterium):
GAGGACAAGATAGCCCGGACGGGGATACGGTTCGGACAATTCATCGATGAGAACACCTTCAGGGAACTTCTGCTGAAGAACATGGAGGAAAAGAACTTTCTCCTGACACGGTTCTTCGAGGAAGAACCCCTTGACGCCGAGGCGGTATTCGAAGAGTACCGCCGATACGCTCTGCGGCTCCGCCCTTACGCAGCCGATACGTCGCTGATCATCCGGCGGGAGATCGACCGCGGCAGGCACGTGCTCTTCGAGGGAGCCCAGGGGTGCCATCTCGACATCGACCACGGCACCTATCCCTACGTGACCTCATCGAACACCGTTGCGGGGAACGCCTGCTGCGGAGCCGGCCTCGGGCCGACCGACATAGATACCGTCATTGGCATCTGCAAGGCCTACACGACCAGGGTCGGCAAGGGCCCCTTCGTAACGGAGCTTGACGATGCCGTGGGGGAAAGGCTCCAGAGCATTGGTAAGGAGTTCGGTGCCACGACAGGGAGAAAACGCCGGTGCGGCTGGCTTGACGCGGTCCTGGTGCGGCAGGCCGTGAGGCTTTCGGGAATAACCGCCCTGGCCGTCACGAAGCTCGATGTACTGACCGGGATCGATCCCCTGAAGGTATGCGTGGGATACGAGGTCGACGGCGACCGATACGAGGAACACGTCCCCTCATCCAGTGATGTCATCGAGCGCTGCACCCCCATATATGAAGAGATTGAGGGATGGTCCGAAAACATCAGCGGCGCCCGCAGGAAAGAGGACCTGCCGAGAAATACCAGAAGATACATTGAGCGGATCGAGGAGCTTGCCGGTGTCAGAGCCGTTTTGATCTCCGTCGGCCCCGGCCGGGAAGATACGATCATAGTGGAAAGTCCCTTTTAAGAACAGGAGGTGATCTACGGTTATAGAACCAAAGATAGACACGAAATCCCTTGTCCTTGCCTGCGCGAATGCAGCGCTGGAAAGAAAAGCAAAAGACCTCACCATTCTCAAGATAAAAGAACTCTCATCATTTACTGATTTCTTCATTATTTGCAGCGGCAGTTCCGACCGCCAGGTATCGGCGATCGCGGACGCCGTCGCGGAAAAGCTGAAAAAGCTCGGGATCTTACCCCTGGGGATCGAGGGCGCCCGCGGCGGCAAATGGGTCCTTATGGATTACGGCGACGTGGTAGTTCACGTCTTTTATGAACCGGTCAGGGAATTTTATGATATCGAGCGGCTCTGGTCCGATGCCCCCGGCATGGTGATCGATGACTCGGAACGCGAGATCACGGCACTCAGTGATGAACTGGAACCTTGAGAACATTCTTTCCGGTCTTATCGACATCATCTTCCCCCCACGGTGTCTTCTGTGCGGTTCATTCCGGGCGGAGGTTCACGGGGGGGTCCTCTGCAACGATTGTTTTTCCCGAATCTCATTCACCGGTTCACCCCTGTGTCCCTGCTGCGGGCTCCCCTTCCAGGTGGACGGAGCTTCGAACCATCTCTGCGGGGAATGCGCTGCGGGAAACCAACCTTTTTCTCGGGCCCGGTCCCTGGCACGATACGAGAACACGATGCTTGACGCCGTTCATCTCTTTAAATACCGGGGGAACAGGGGGATCGGGCGTTTTTTGGGAAAGCTCATGGCCGAGCACGGTTATGACGACTTCGATGTCGGCAGGTACTCACGTATCATGCCTGTCCCCCTCCATCCCGCCAAACTGCGGAAACGGGGATTCAACCAGGCGCTCGTTCTGGCCCGGAAGATCGCGGAAAGATATTCGCTCCTTCTTGATTTCTCAAGCCTGGCAAGAAAGACCGACACGTCCCCGCAGGTGGGCCTGGAAAAAAAGGACCGGCTGCTGAACGTCAGAGGCGCATTCACCGTCACGAACCCGGCGGCGGTGCGGGGCGAGCGGATCCTTCTGATTGATGACGTGTATACAACGGGAAGCACCGTCAAGGAATGTGCGCGGGTGCTCCGGCGCCGGGGAGCGCGAGAGGTGGCCATTCTTACCCTCGCCCGGGCATGAGTGAAGCGGGGACAAACCGTCGGATCAGGCAAAAGGAACAAAGATCATGAAAGAGAAAATCCTCACCACGGGGGAACTGAAGAAAAGAATCGATCGTCTCAAAGAGGAGGGGAAAACCGTTGTTTTCACCAACGGCTGTTTCGATATCCTTCACGTGGGGCATGTCCGGTATCTGGAAGAAGCGAAGAAACTGGGCGATGTGCTGGTCCTGGGTCTCAACAGCGACTCTTCGGTGCGGGCGATCAAGGGACCGCGGCGGCCCGTCGTTCCCGAGGAAGATCGGGCCTGCGTCATGGCCGCCCTGGAATCGATCGATTTTGTAACGCTCTTCGATGAGGAAACGCCGCTTCATCTGATCGAAACCCTTGAGCCTCATATCATTGTAAAAGGCGGAGACTGGAGCCTGGAGCGGATAGTGGGACGGGACCTCGTGGAAAGCCGCGGCGGGCGGGTGGTGGTCATACCCGAGATACCAGGTTCCTCAACAACCAATATCATTGAGAAAATCCTGAACACGAGGGATGACGGGCAGTAATTTTTTCTTTACAAACACGACCTCATTTTATATATGGGTGTGGCTTTAAGGGTAAAAAAGGCAGGGACGCGTGATTCATGAAACAGCAGCAGCTTGAATATTTCAAAAATCTTTTTAATCACAGGATCAAACAGCTCCTGGATGAAGCGGAAAAGACCGTTTCCGATATGACAACGGGCGGTAATGAAAATTTCCCGGACCTGACCGACAGGGCCTCACAGGAATCGGACAGAAACTTCGAGCTTCGAATCCGCGACAGGGAGCGCAAGCTCATCAATAAGATGAAGGAAGCCTTGAAACGAATCGACGAAGGAACCTTCGGCATCTGTGACATGTGCGGGAAAGAGATCTCCGAGAAGAGACTCATGGCCAGGCCCGTCACAACTCTCTGTATCGAATGCAAAACGAAGCAGGAAGAACAGGAAAAACAGAGAGGGGAATAACCGCCGCCGCTTCACATCATACCCGCCGTTCAGCTCCTTTCGGCAGGCCGGACCGCCCGCGAAGGAAATTCCGGCGGGACCGCTCCGAACAAAACACGCCTGATATCGAGCCACCGTGATCCCCCACCGATTTGCCTTTGCACCGGTCCGAATCCCCTTGAAAAGCTCCGGACGTTCTGTTAGTTTCGAGACCACAATGTGTTCCAACTCCTCCCAAAGGAACGATCACGCTCATGAGACCCGTATTCCGGCTTGCCGCTTTCCTTTTTTTTGTGATCATTCTCCTGCACCCGCGCCCTGCAGGGGCTTATGTGCCGGCGGCGGAGCGCATCCTTGAACCTCTGACAACCCTGAATCGCGGCATAACGTCACTCGCCGTTGAACTTGAAACGACCTTCCATGAAGGCCAGGGAACGGGCACTGTCGTCAGGGAACAGCTACTCATTGGAGTGAACGGCGATTTTCGATTGGTTCGTTATGGTCCGGGAGGAGAGACGATCCTCATACAACAGGGAAGGGACCTGGTCGTCATGAACCCCTCGGAAAAGGACGCGGCGGAGACAGGGAGGATCGAAGGCGTTCTGCCGGCACTGCTGCTTCGGAGATCAACGGTCGAACTGGTAAAGGAACTGAATTTTCTGGGCGTTCGGACGGATATTACCGGAATGGACCGTATCGAGAAAACCATATCCTATACGATCGGGGAGGAAGAGAGCTCCGTTCCCGGCAGCCGTCTCTGGGTGGAGAAAGAGCGGCGTCTCCCCCTGCGGTTTTCCGGGGTCTGTTCGCGGGGAGACAGGATGGTCAGGGTCCGCGCAGAATACAGAGATTACAGAACCGCGGGGAAGAATCTTCTGTTCCCCTGGCGGATGGAATATTACGTTGACGACACGCTCTCTGCCGTCAGCAGTGTCACCGGGATAGAGATAAACGTCACGGCGCCGGAACGCCTTTTCAAACCTGACGGAGAGGCACAGGCAGTGAAGCCGATCCCCGCCTTCATCAACATCAGGGAATAGGCATCGTGTTTATAGAGGTCGCAATCAACATCCCCTCGGACCGGAGTTTTACCTACGCCGTTCCACCGGAAATGGCCGACCAGGCTGGTGTGGGAAAGCGCGTGCTCGTTCCCCTGGGCAGGCGGCGGGTGACGGGATATATCATCGGCCTTTCGAGCACATCGGACATAGACGGTGTCAGGGACATCCTGGAAATTCTCGACATGGAGCCTCTTTTCTCCGATGAGGACCTCTCCTTTTATCACTGGGTATCGAACTACTACATTCACCCCCTGGGACGGACCCTGCGTGAGATACTCCCCGGCGGGATCGACAGGGAAAATCACCTGTGGATCACGCCGTCAGAGCCCCCCCGGCAGGGGCTGAAGCTTTCAAAGACCCGTCGATCCCTCCTGTCGGCACTTGCCGAACATCCCCGTGGTATCTCACTGAAAAACCTGAAAAAAGTGCTTTCCCGGGAAAAAATAACCGCCGATATAGAGGCGCTTCGAAGCCTTCAACTGGTGTCCGTTGAGGACCGCCTTACGAAACCGGCAGTAACGGCCAGGGTGGAGCGTTTCGTCCGGGCTGCCGAAGCACCCGGGCAGGAAGGCCTGACGGACAAACAGGCGCGATTGCTGGCACACATCCGGGACAGCACGGAAATTCCCCTGTCGGAGTTGAGAAGGGATTTC
Coding sequences:
- a CDS encoding ComF family protein, translating into MMNWNLENILSGLIDIIFPPRCLLCGSFRAEVHGGVLCNDCFSRISFTGSPLCPCCGLPFQVDGASNHLCGECAAGNQPFSRARSLARYENTMLDAVHLFKYRGNRGIGRFLGKLMAEHGYDDFDVGRYSRIMPVPLHPAKLRKRGFNQALVLARKIAERYSLLLDFSSLARKTDTSPQVGLEKKDRLLNVRGAFTVTNPAAVRGERILLIDDVYTTGSTVKECARVLRRRGAREVAILTLARA
- the dksA gene encoding RNA polymerase-binding protein DksA; this encodes MKQQQLEYFKNLFNHRIKQLLDEAEKTVSDMTTGGNENFPDLTDRASQESDRNFELRIRDRERKLINKMKEALKRIDEGTFGICDMCGKEISEKRLMARPVTTLCIECKTKQEEQEKQRGE
- a CDS encoding adenylosuccinate synthase, giving the protein MSNVVIVGTQWGDEGKGKIVDLYAREADVIVRFQGGNNAGHTLVVGGVQTILHLIPSGILHEGKTCILGNGMVINPEVLLQEIDELHEKDLFPSTTELHISENAHMIMPYHRRIDSAREGRRGGRKIGTTGRGIGPAYEDKIARTGIRFGQFIDENTFRELLLKNMEEKNFLLTRFFEEEPLDAEAVFEEYRRYALRLRPYAADTSLIIRREIDRGRHVLFEGAQGCHLDIDHGTYPYVTSSNTVAGNACCGAGLGPTDIDTVIGICKAYTTRVGKGPFVTELDDAVGERLQSIGKEFGATTGRKRRCGWLDAVLVRQAVRLSGITALAVTKLDVLTGIDPLKVCVGYEVDGDRYEEHVPSSSDVIERCTPIYEEIEGWSENISGARRKEDLPRNTRRYIERIEELAGVRAVLISVGPGREDTIIVESPF
- the rsfS gene encoding ribosome silencing factor; its protein translation is MDTKSLVLACANAALERKAKDLTILKIKELSSFTDFFIICSGSSDRQVSAIADAVAEKLKKLGILPLGIEGARGGKWVLMDYGDVVVHVFYEPVREFYDIERLWSDAPGMVIDDSEREITALSDELEP
- the rfaE2 gene encoding D-glycero-beta-D-manno-heptose 1-phosphate adenylyltransferase, yielding MKEKILTTGELKKRIDRLKEEGKTVVFTNGCFDILHVGHVRYLEEAKKLGDVLVLGLNSDSSVRAIKGPRRPVVPEEDRACVMAALESIDFVTLFDEETPLHLIETLEPHIIVKGGDWSLERIVGRDLVESRGGRVVVIPEIPGSSTTNIIEKILNTRDDGQ